Below is a window of Camelina sativa cultivar DH55 chromosome 11, Cs, whole genome shotgun sequence DNA.
GGATCTATCAGCATGGATTTTTTTTAGTACGGTAAATTTCAGAAACTTTCGGGAGCTGCGTTTTAAGAGGCTGtgagtaggaaaaaaaaacatgtaaatatgGAAATACACATTTTATTTGCCAAGAACTATATGATTTACATCTATAAACTATATGATTGGAAGATAAAATACTGAGTATCCATTTAATTTGTTCAATGGTGCATTGGTGCTTAGTATATCCACTTTATTGTATCTGCATGGCCGTTGGTAGTCAATCTTCTTTTCAGTTTATGCTGTTCACAGAACATGTAAAAGATAGGTCGAttagttagaacttagaagctCTCACAATTACACATGTCTCGGCaataaagaaatagaaaaatatgcCTGCCTAGTACCTGTTACAGTCCACGGTCTTAGAGAAAGGGACCCCCAAATTAACACCACATTTAGCAGGGAGTTGTTTGGCATAATCATCATTAATACCAGGGATTGTATTAGCTACACTCTTCAAGCAATTGCAAGCTACTTGTCTATCGGATTTCGCAGGAGCAGCAGCTTTTAGACTATTAAGTCCGTTGCAGCACATTGCAGGAGGAGTTCCTCCAGCTTTGAGATAAGGCAAACATTGTGCCAAGTACATATTTACCTGCGGACATGCTATGGCTTCTCCATGATACGCAATCACCATGAAAATTGTAATGACAAGCAGTAACACTGTTCGGGTTATAGTAGTAATGTTcctcatattattattttttcgcTTATTGAGTTCtaacaattatgttttgatttgttttcttgatctagttttttttttatatatagagaaaaaaatgtatttggaGTGTTATCTAGGAAGAATGTTATCTCTTAACATGTATTTGAAGTGACAAAGCTCTTTTTGTAAGTCATGTATTTAGAGTGGTGTGGAAgttgaaaagagaaaatagctttttttttttgtgagaattGGCCTTCATATgtgttaatataataataaggccatcttaaaaagaaaaagctaatcAAGGCCACTAATCTCATTCATTAAGGTTTTGTTACTTTTAACCTTAAAATAATATCGAAAGGCCGAATAAGAAGC
It encodes the following:
- the LOC104721482 gene encoding non-specific lipid-transfer protein 11-like, giving the protein MRNITTITRTVLLLVITIFMVIAYHGEAIACPQVNMYLAQCLPYLKAGGTPPAMCCNGLNSLKAAAPAKSDRQVACNCLKSVANTIPGINDDYAKQLPAKCGVNLGVPFSKTVDCNSIN